AGACCCGCCGCAATCTGAATATCCTGGAATATCTTAACATCAGGACTAAAGATATGGGAGAGAGGTGCGCCCTATCGCCCCAGGAGGAGGAGCAGGGCCGGGACATCCTTTACAATAATCATATCATGCCGGAGCGGACGGTTGGCATCCACCTGGGAGCCTATAATGTCTGCAACCGCTGGCCGCATCAGAATTACGCGGCCCTGGCCGACTGGCTGATCAAGGATTTCGGGTTTCAGGTGACGGTGTTTTGGGGTCCGGGGGAGGATGAGTTGGGGGAGAGATTTTTTGGGCTGGTGAAGAGCGAGGTCAAGACGCTGTCCGGGCTTAATATTCGCCAGTTGATCTCGGTGATGAAACCGCTGAGGCTGATGGTCTGCAACGACACCGGGGTGATGCACCTTTCGGCGGCGGTGGGCACCCCCACCTTCGCCATCTTCGGCCGGAGCGAGCCGGAGTTCTGGCGCCCTCTGAATAAGAATTTCTACGGGGTCAGGGGGCTGGACAGGACCTGCGCCTCGGCCGAGCTGGATGTGGTCCAGTCGGGCATTAAAAGAATGTTGTCCCGCAGGGATCTCTTTTAATTGAACAGATAAAACGAAAAGGGCCGGAAATCCGGCCCTTTTGTCATTTCAACATTATCATTCTCTTTAAGTCAATCGTTTTGTCGTTAACCGAGAGCCGGTAAAAATATACTCCCGGCGGAAGCATTCTGCCGGCCTGATCGGCACCGTTCCATTCCAATTCATATCTGCCCGAAGCAGGTTTATTGACTTCGATCATCCTCACCGCCTGTCCCAGCAGGTTGTAAATCTCGATCCGGGCCTGACCCGGCGAAGCAAGGGAATAACTTATGACGGTCTTATCCCTGAAGGGGTTCGGATTGTTCTGGTACAACTTATTTCTATCGGCTATATTGATCTGAGGCTTGCCCGTTACTCCCAGGGATGGAAAATAAGCCCGGCGTATCAAAGTACTGTCCAACACGTAGGGATTGACCTTGTTCTGCTGGTAGGTGGCTATCTTCTTGGTACGGGCTATCTCCCGGGCATCGGCCGGGTCGTTGACATGCCAGGCGTACAGAACATCCCGCTGGCCGGTCCACCAGGAATCGTTGGTGTCGCCCAGCTGCCAGAAGGTCAGGATATAATACATGGCCCTAGCGGTGTTGCCTTTTTGTTTCTCCCGGGGCTCGAATTTTACGCCGGAAAGACACTCGGCATACTCGTCAATATTGGAGGACGGCACGGTAGAGGTGCGCACGTTGTTCCGGTACCAATAATTAGCCTGGTTGTCCACGATGTCACCGAAGGGATAATTACCCCGGTCTCCGTTGACCTGGACCTCGGTGGGAAAGAGGTGGTGAAGGTCGGAGACGGCAGTGCTGGACGACA
This genomic stretch from Candidatus Edwardsbacteria bacterium harbors:
- a CDS encoding endonuclease; amino-acid sequence: MKSFKISLLIISAQLFSAGFIFAGTVPPDSTIFPGQTGATLRNSLISSYKSTSNLGYDVGRDVMYGEIDKLNDSLECVYSGYKIYMDPNQDPSTWAYDHDINCEHTWPQSRLSSSTAVSDLHHLFPTEVQVNGDRGNYPFGDIVDNQANYWYRNNVRTSTVPSSNIDEYAECLSGVKFEPREKQKGNTARAMYYILTFWQLGDTNDSWWTGQRDVLYAWHVNDPADAREIARTKKIATYQQNKVNPYVLDSTLIRRAYFPSLGVTGKPQINIADRNKLYQNNPNPFRDKTVISYSLASPGQARIEIYNLLGQAVRMIEVNKPASGRYELEWNGADQAGRMLPPGVYFYRLSVNDKTIDLKRMIMLK
- a CDS encoding glycosyltransferase family 9 protein; the protein is MRLPSLEKYFKTALLRILGKLLSDRCYQPREVDLSLIERVIVIRQHDQLGDLLLSTPAFRAIRQSLPKAHITVVARQYTYRVLENNSDIDQILIFPEKLYQASPAKLWRLWKGLRQGCDLAVVLNTISHSLSSDILARLTGAKYILGSVENPFPGVRPNLFYNLLAPGSGERVHETRRNLNILEYLNIRTKDMGERCALSPQEEEQGRDILYNNHIMPERTVGIHLGAYNVCNRWPHQNYAALADWLIKDFGFQVTVFWGPGEDELGERFFGLVKSEVKTLSGLNIRQLISVMKPLRLMVCNDTGVMHLSAAVGTPTFAIFGRSEPEFWRPLNKNFYGVRGLDRTCASAELDVVQSGIKRMLSRRDLF